The sequence TCAAACCATATTGCTGATAAAGTAAGAACAACTGATTTAGGTAATATTCATGATACACGGCCAAAGACAATTTTAATTGCAACAATTTTTAAAAACACTGATATTATTATGGAACTTGATAAATTTGGGGAATTCTTTTTAGGAGAACAAACACCTGAAAATTGAAATAAACAAATTGATGAAGAAGCTCTTGCAGATAAGATTAAAATTAATAAAGTTAATCATACAATAACAATCGATACTGGAAAACTAAATTGAAATGAAGAAACTAATGATCCAGCAAAAGAATACTATGGAACAGTAACGTTAACATATAATTTAAAACCACTTGATGGTCCATCAAAAGGAATTGTTGATTTAGAAACAACGCAAGATAAAAATCTTGAAGAACTTCCACAACCAACAATGCTACAGGTATATATGAAGTTTATTACAAAAAACTTACCATTAATTAATAATTTAGAATATTTATCAGAGTTTTTAAATGATGTTTATTTGACAATTAATAAAACGGGAGATAAAAACTATGAAGCTACTTTAACAGCGTATGATAAATCAAAATTCTTTGAAAAAAGTGTTACAGTAACCTTTACAAGTAAATAAAAAGAAAAGACAACATTTTTAGTAAAATTTTGTTATGATATTATTGTTAAGTAAGAATGATAAATAAAGGCAATAGGAGGATAAAAAAATGAACGAAAAGGAAAAAATGGAACCAACAGCTGAAAAAAAAGCAAAGGTAAATAAAGCCCCTGCTAAAAAAGGGAAAAAAGAAAAAGTTGATTATACAGTTGTTAAGGAATTTAAAAAGAATTTAAAAGAACAAAAACAACAAACTAAACAATATTCAAAAAAAATCTTAAAAGGAGAAATTGTTTCAACAACAGGAACAACCCCAAATACAGATAAATACGTAATTGAATTAGTTAATGTTAAAAAGGCTTATATTACTGGGGAAGTTGAAACACCAGTTTTAAAAGGAATTGATTTAAGTTTAGAAAAAGGAGACTTTATTGTTATTTTAGGGCCTTCAGGGTCAGGGAAAACAACCTTGCTGAATGTTATTTCAGGACTAGATAAAGTTAATAGTGGTGATGTTTTTGTCTTAGGTTATAATTTATCCTTACTAAAAGATGTTGATTTAACAAAATTCCGAAGAGACCATGTTGGGTTTATTTTCCAACAGTATAATCTTTTAACTAATTTAACAGCAAAAGAAAATGCCGAAGTTGGGGAAAACTTAAGTAAATCAAAAGAAAAAGATTTAACAATTAACGATATTTTTAAAACAATTGGGATGGAAGAACAAATGAATAAATATCCTCACCAAATGTCAGGGGGTCAACAACAACGGGTTTCAATTGCTCGTGCCTTAGCAAAAAACCCTGATATTTTATTCGGGGATGAACCAACAGGGGCCTTAGATGAAGAAATGGGGCGTAAAGTGTTGGAAATTTTAGTAGATGTTAATAAAAAATATAAAACAACTGTTATAATTGTTACTCATAATCCAAATATTGCTGATATTGCTAATACTGTTATTCATGTTAGAAATGGTTTAATTGATCAAATTAAAAGAAACGATAAACCAAAAAAACCAAGCGATATTGATTGATCATAAAAGCGCTTTGTTATAAAGCGTTTTTATTTCTAAAAAAATTCGAAAAACTATGAACAGGAGGTTATGATGTCAAAAGTTTTTAAAAGCTATTTAAGGACTTACTTAAAACAGTGAATTGAATCATTAGGATTAGTTCTTTTTATTACTGTTCTTTCGTTAGTGGTTATTGGAATGATTGCTTCACCAATGCAATTATCAACGAAAAGTAATAAAATTTTGAACCAATCCAATCTATGAAATTACAGCTTAGTCAGTTCACCAAATAAATTTGATGAGGAATTTGCTTATGATTATTTTGTTGATAACTCAGATCAATATTATTTAAATCC is a genomic window of Spiroplasma syrphidicola EA-1 containing:
- a CDS encoding lipoprotein; its protein translation is MKKILTILGAVSLTTMSVTSTVACQSNGGNWDDIPLNPPLVPFEVKGFEGLDFSSVNAQNDKQTLWNLMFKQIKGIFAGSHWNFDDLHQEVIRNDVDITNTKIDFYRNGTYSVKLFADENNVITIAKQVKTSNHIADKVRTTDLGNIHDTRPKTILIATIFKNTDIIMELDKFGEFFLGEQTPENWNKQIDEEALADKIKINKVNHTITIDTGKLNWNEETNDPAKEYYGTVTLTYNLKPLDGPSKGIVDLETTQDKNLEELPQPTMLQVYMKFITKNLPLINNLEYLSEFLNDVYLTINKTGDKNYEATLTAYDKSKFFEKSVTVTFTSK
- a CDS encoding ABC transporter ATP-binding protein — protein: MNEKEKMEPTAEKKAKVNKAPAKKGKKEKVDYTVVKEFKKNLKEQKQQTKQYSKKILKGEIVSTTGTTPNTDKYVIELVNVKKAYITGEVETPVLKGIDLSLEKGDFIVILGPSGSGKTTLLNVISGLDKVNSGDVFVLGYNLSLLKDVDLTKFRRDHVGFIFQQYNLLTNLTAKENAEVGENLSKSKEKDLTINDIFKTIGMEEQMNKYPHQMSGGQQQRVSIARALAKNPDILFGDEPTGALDEEMGRKVLEILVDVNKKYKTTVIIVTHNPNIADIANTVIHVRNGLIDQIKRNDKPKKPSDIDWS